TTTGAACTACCTTTACAGTTCTGTAACTTGAAGAAACAGCGAGAATGTCTGGAAGAGGAAAAACCGGAGCCAAGGCCCGCGCTAAGGCTAAGACCCGCAGCTCCCGTGCCGGTCTCCAGTTCCCCGTTGGCCGTGTCCACCGTCTCCTCCGCAAGGGAAACTACGCTGAGAGAGTGGGTGCCGGAGCCCCGGTCTACCTTGCCGCCGTTCTCGAGTACCTAACTGCCGAGATCTTGGAGTTGGCTGGCAACGCGGCTAGAGACAACAAGAAGACCCGCATCATCCCCCGGCACCTCCAGCTGGCCGTCCGCAACGACGAGGAACTTAACAAGCTGCTCGGCGGCGTG
This window of the Gambusia affinis linkage group LG15, SWU_Gaff_1.0, whole genome shotgun sequence genome carries:
- the LOC122844849 gene encoding histone H2AX; its protein translation is MSGRGKTGAKARAKAKTRSSRAGLQFPVGRVHRLLRKGNYAERVGAGAPVYLAAVLEYLTAEILELAGNAARDNKKTRIIPRHLQLAVRNDEELNKLLGGVTIAQGGVLPNIQAVLLPKKTGQSAPSTGKAGKKASSQSQEY